The Scylla paramamosain isolate STU-SP2022 chromosome 27, ASM3559412v1, whole genome shotgun sequence genome contains the following window.
TCACAGTCATTAAAATAACCTTGAAAACTCCATTACAGCCAGTTGAAAATAAGGGATAAGACAAACAAATGCCTAGGAATTCAGTGTTTAGTTAGATAAGACTCCTCTATGAGAACAtctacataacaatgtgaatagAATGTATTAGTGGCTTGAAGATGACACCTGATGATACTGATGGTTCTTCTGCAGGTCTGAGTCTTGGCCAGCGAGCTCACCCCAGCCGCCCACGCAGCAGCACGGCAGATCTGAACGCCATCACTGTCTCCGTCACCCTTCGCTGGTCCTCCACGCCGTTCTTGAAAGGTGAACCTTCTTCTCATGAAATTCAGAGCTCAATTTTCTGCATATATTGTGTTGTAATTCTTTTGATTTTCTTGTATTAGTAATGTTCCTTTGTCACCTTTTGTACATATTGTGTtataatgtatattttgtttcctAGTATTTGTAACGTCTCTGTGTCCCCTGGCAGGCAACACAGAGGGCGAGATAGTGCGGCCGACTGGGTATCGCTTGCGTGTGTGGGACCAGAAGAAACTTGTTACTCAGATCATCATCGACGCTTCACCACACTCCCAGGCGAGCACCcccgcccccttcccctcccttccctctctctctctcctctctctctctgtgacattgaagttaatctctctctctatcacgcTATGAGTCACCATCAGGTCTCGTGGTGTGAAAAGCAGCGCGGGTCTTGTATTACGTACCTGTTTTATATGGGAACTGTAaagctctctctcccttcccttccatgtcACAGTGATCTTGATTGTCTTCGTGTTCCGCTTTGACAAGTTACTTAGTAATTGTAATGAGTGAGTTTTCTTATACTAATTTTTACGTCTTCATTTGGATAATGtatttttattacattataTTGAGTGAATGCATTTCTGTGGTcagtatctgtctatctgtctatctatctatttatctatctatctctttatctatctatctatttatctttctatctatcaatctatctatttatcgatccatctatttatccatccatctatctatctatctatacatctatgtctttatatctattttgtctgtccatctacctatctacctacctacccaaCTACCTAcccacctatctacctacctacgtaCCTATCCACCTACCTCAGCCACTCACCCCTTCACTCACAGCCACCTCTCACCAGCACTGCTCCCCTAGGACTGTAAGGCAGCGGTGGGGGGCTTGGAGCTGGACTCTGTGTACAAGGCGACCCTGGATGCGATTCTGCCGGACGAGGAACCTGGcgtctctctcaccttcagctTGGACGCCGGGGCGCTGCACGTGGGTGAGTGACAGGCTCCTCGAGGGGGTCTTCTAAGATCCACTAGTTTCTCTTCGACTTAATCACAGTAgagacagaatgaaggaaagtaaagtgGAAGGAATGATGTTCACGTGCTGGTCTGTTATGTAGTTATTCGTATTatgggttaagttaagttagatttgttttctgtctttctattcaTGTGTACGTaagctaacccaacctaacgtaacctatcaCAATTATAACCGTGGTAACTGGTCTTTAAGTCATCCAAAATTTTCGTCTGTTTACTGTTATAGTCTTTCTTTACTAATATTTAAAGCACTGTAAGACTATTATTTAACAGACtgtagtaaagaagaaagataaaaaaatatagatggttataaaaaaaatgtcaagcaGTGAAGATTTAATCACTAGTGTTAGTAAAGATAAAAGTTACTTAACCCAGCAAGACTCTCAGTGGTCAGGACGCGTGCCACTACAGGGAGCTTTCATTCCCTGGTCGTTTAACTCAGACATCTGGAGCGCACACTGCCAAGGGTCTACGTAAATGGAGCAGATGATTAGACGattgagaaatgaaggaattcTTGTACTCTTTAATGTAACTCAGACGCTTACTTACAGACTAGACTACAGACGCtttaaaggaaagagatgattaGATGATTCAGAACCTCGGAAATATATACCTCTTTAATTTCACTCAGTCGCTCAAACTGCTCACTCTCTAAAGGCAGTCGATGATTAGAAGATTAATAACCCAGGCAATTTGTCTCCAGTTTCAATGAAGATTAATTACTACGCATGTAAGGATCACTCTGGAtcttaataatgtaataatggtaatgatgccGTTAACAGAATTAATCTTGTAACTTCCTGATGCATAGAAAGGAGTCAAATTATGTGTCAAGTCGCTTAAGAATATTCATTATTCTACCGTTTAGTTTTTGTTTGATTCGATGCTTCATTTGGATCGACTGAATTCCCTCATTCGGACTTTTACGTTGTACCTTTGCCCTTTAACACAGATGAGGAAGTCAGTCGTGAATGACATATTGATATAATTTTTCAAACCTTTACATTTCCATTACTACAACTCATCACCGAGCGTGACAAAAGGAAATCGCTGGGAATTGAGAGACAGCAAGAGATTAACATActgtgggagaaagagagagggaagggtgggaaAGAGAAGGGTGGGAAAAGGTGAGCCAGCTGTGTGGCTGGCAGGAGTGAGTGGTGGGCGGGAGGAGTGTCTGGTGGGATGATTGGTCAGCGGTGATTGATTGATAGAGCTGATAGGAGGCAGGaaactgtgtttttttttttttttttttttgtgtgtgtacgagtaagaggttttggccaagggcaataggACTGGAAAAAAGGCTgactgaagtaaagaaaaaaggccACTGCAGGTTAGCAGCGTCGAGTGGTTAGTAGAATGAGTGACTGACAGTGATAATTAGTTGATAAGGTGGATTGCTGGCATGGCTGAATTATTCATGAATGACAGATGATCCATTTAACTTcatataagaaaatgaaatacaaaaacagagCGGAAAAAAGAGATCCAGTCTTCAAACAGCCAAGATTATAGACTCAAACATTATGGAAATTAACATATCATTCATATTGTTTACGTAAATGGTACTTTggccaaagacaaaaaaaaataaaataaaataaaataaataaataaaataaaataaaataaaataaataaataaataaataaaaatatgaatataaatataaatataaatgaataaacaaataaataaataaacaaacaaataaatagaaaaatccaCTGATGATGCCAGTCTCTCAAGAAGAAAGTCCAAAACACGCCCACAATTACACTATGAACTCATTGCTTCCCTAACTGACGCTCGCACTCTTCCAGCGGGCGGGGGACTCACGACGGACGGGGTGTCGGAGTGCTACTCGGGACTGCAAGTGCGGTGTCCGGGCTCCGAGCGCTGCGTCTCCCCGTACTGGATCTGCGACGGCGCCCCGGACTGCCCAGGTGAGACCCCGGCACCAGTGAGCCAGACACATCTACTTTATACGATTTTGACAGCGGAGGAGGGCCTGTGGGTCACTGTGCTGTGTCTGATGTGGCTTGTCTCCCTACCAGATGGCGCAGACGAATTAGGTTGTGACACGACCCTCTGTGACGGCTTCCAGTGCTGGGACGACGTGTGTGTCCCCTGGGCGTGGCGCTGCGACGGGCAGCCAGACTGTAAAGGTAAGACCCAATTTAGGCTTTCATAAGTCATGACACCTTcctgaaagagttgaagtcGTTTGCATTGTTTACGCGCTCGCAGGGTAATTAAAGTGAgagcagaaataaaataaatctacACAGGTGGTGACGACGAGTACGCCTGCCCCTCCTGTGAGGAAGGGGAACTACAGTGCCCTTGGGGCGGCCCGTGCCTGCAGTCTAACGCTACGTGTGACGGCGTCGATCACTGCAGGGATGGGTGAGTTGACACTTCCACAGGAAATGAGTTGACGTAAACaatgtcttttctgttttttcttttatctctgaATTTCAAGAACATAAATAGCTTTTACATGAAGCGCAGAGCGAATAAACTGTTCGCGAACTTGTGTTTCCAGATGGGACGAATCAGTTGCCCTGTGCGGGTCGGTGACCTGCAAGCCCGGGGAGCTGCAGTGCCTGGGCGGCAGCCGCTGCGTGCCGCACGACTGGCTGTGTGACGGAGTGTCGGATTGTCCCGCCGCCGAGGATGAGGATGTCACGTTTTGCTCCGCCTTCAACACTTTCAGGAACAACAACTTGGTCTTTAACTCCACAAACGAGAGTTCTTCCCATTGTGAGGAGAGAGCAACCCCGAAGAAAGTGAATTGTACTAATGAAGAATTTCGATGCGACAGCAGCAAGTGCATCCTTCGAGAATACCTGTGTGACGGCGTGCGTGACTGTGAGAACGGCAGGGACGAGTTGCCTCAGTCCTGCAGCCTCGCTCCGACTCAGCCAGCCAAAGCTCCCAAATTCAGGTTTGACTCAGAGGAAGATTTCAGTGACGCAGACCAACACTTGGATGTAGACCAACAGATGTTACATAATGAAGAGACGGAATGCAATGAAGAGAATGGAGATCTGTGCAGCAATGTGGACGCTCAGCCAATAAACACTCACACTGACGGAGAGGAACACAGCACAACGACAGACCGCAGTCAAGTACACACTGAGACAACCTCCACAACACAGAAACCAGAGCTGGAGTTTGATTACGACAACAATATCGAGGATGATGATTTTATGCCTGACGTGAGAACCTCCcccccgaccaccaccaccgccaccaccaccatcactaccctgaccaccaccagcaccaccacaacgccCAAGGCTCCATTCGTGAGTATCATTGAGGCGAACATGACAGACGTGGGAGGAAATGAAATTGACATCGACCTTATTGAATTCAGTGACACGAAGTCGTTGGATGAAGACAATGACGCGGCAAATAAGACACAAGGCGGGGACAGTGTCAACGTGGAAGTcttggtggaggaagaggaagtgaaggagatggaagatggGGAGAAACCTTCCTTACTCCAACCAGAATCAGGCCTCAACCTTTCCAGCAGCGAGGAATATGATGACAAGGAGAATTTCACCCCAGAGATTGAGATTGACAGCCTCTTACCACATGACTCCGGGAATGTGAGCGATACAGTACACGGCGGCGAGGAAAAAGGCTTCACACAGGCCACCAACGAAACGACCCTCCAGAAGCCCAATGTCTTGATTGAGGAGGTGAGCAGCGAAGAGTTAATATCTTCTGAGGAAAGCGATGCCAGTGAGATGAAGAACGCCACCGTAGCCTTCCTTCCCCAGCCAAGCACGACAACAGAGGGACCAGTGGAGGCG
Protein-coding sequences here:
- the LOC135114217 gene encoding serine-rich adhesin for platelets-like; protein product: MSRSYLATLLFLLLLHLLCPVSSRPQAEQSSPPAVGEQQEEQEAGQLTRGPQDPLRWVWLDGTSLSLEWPSRFSLSINGAVTAYSLSLTHPHQSLPFLTTTMFHASTLRHQFEGLRSNVTYEGRLMALVGTHHWPYTLLNFTVTSPTLRTGLSLGQRAHPSRPRSSTADLNAITVSVTLRWSSTPFLKGNTEGEIVRPTGYRLRVWDQKKLVTQIIIDASPHSQDCKAAVGGLELDSVYKATLDAILPDEEPGVSLTFSLDAGALHVAGGGLTTDGVSECYSGLQVRCPGSERCVSPYWICDGAPDCPDGADELGCDTTLCDGFQCWDDVCVPWAWRCDGQPDCKGGDDEYACPSCEEGELQCPWGGPCLQSNATCDGVDHCRDGWDESVALCGSVTCKPGELQCLGGSRCVPHDWLCDGVSDCPAAEDEDVTFCSAFNTFRNNNLVFNSTNESSSHCEERATPKKVNCTNEEFRCDSSKCILREYLCDGVRDCENGRDELPQSCSLAPTQPAKAPKFRFDSEEDFSDADQHLDVDQQMLHNEETECNEENGDLCSNVDAQPINTHTDGEEHSTTTDRSQVHTETTSTTQKPELEFDYDNNIEDDDFMPDVRTSPPTTTTATTTITTLTTTSTTTTPKAPFVSIIEANMTDVGGNEIDIDLIEFSDTKSLDEDNDAANKTQGGDSVNVEVLVEEEEVKEMEDGEKPSLLQPESGLNLSSSEEYDDKENFTPEIEIDSLLPHDSGNVSDTVHGGEEKGFTQATNETTLQKPNVLIEEVSSEELISSEESDASEMKNATVAFLPQPSTTTEGPVEASTEQDDSVVSDNVILVVSEGPVTVQMVSTSEETTGTETTVINVTLPLLPDDTTTTLSPFTTTTTISTTQGSSLPDVPAAEGATVTPLSSPHLTPTPEATHLENTSLPTTTSLNITPESDLTPEEGSHPGDMTSPNPVTAVESDTTSTTTTSTTTTTTTTTTTTTTTSIPTTTTAIVATTDKPEAATPTAAQEPTTSAVLSTSTPDEAPAPSTTTPSLSTTIQPTTESPIIEMGQKNLTILIAIRAGMNETEIPQYTIHGADGNTYQYEIVSIVKEEGPGEKNRPDLNTVLEEEEEMTNEIRGDGSHQFLQGIHISSATRFSSPGFSFLALVLVSLLVTVVGFDVK